The Lutibacter profundi genome includes a region encoding these proteins:
- a CDS encoding rhomboid family protein has product MSIFNDIKQAYYKANIVEKTIYINVFLFLITVLLNKYIIEWFALPSNLDSFLSKPWTLLSYAFIHQNLFHILSNLLVLYYIGNLFLDFYTKKQFINFYFLGGIFGGIVFLGYYYFVAKTVALPLAGASAAVTTLFIAIATKIPRYSLQLRFIGSVELWVLAAIWVVLSILQLANPDKGSAIAHLSGAIFGYIYTKQLSKGNDIGSWFEYIVEYFSNLLKPKKKSPFKAVYKTKKRTSTNEVSKSKQRKIDDILDKISKSGYESLTKEEKDFLFRAGKK; this is encoded by the coding sequence TTGAGTATATTTAATGACATAAAGCAAGCCTATTACAAAGCAAACATTGTTGAAAAAACAATTTACATCAACGTATTTTTATTTTTAATAACCGTTTTACTCAATAAATACATTATTGAATGGTTTGCATTGCCTTCAAATTTAGACAGTTTTTTAAGTAAACCATGGACTCTTCTATCTTACGCTTTTATACATCAAAACTTATTTCATATTTTATCAAACCTGCTAGTTTTATATTATATTGGTAATTTATTTTTAGATTTTTATACCAAAAAGCAATTTATTAATTTTTACTTTTTGGGAGGAATTTTTGGCGGAATTGTATTTTTAGGATATTATTACTTTGTAGCTAAAACTGTTGCACTTCCTTTAGCTGGAGCTTCTGCAGCAGTAACAACCCTATTTATTGCTATTGCTACTAAAATACCTAGATACTCACTTCAATTACGTTTTATTGGAAGTGTAGAATTATGGGTGTTAGCTGCTATTTGGGTAGTGCTAAGTATTTTACAACTAGCAAACCCTGATAAAGGATCTGCTATTGCACATTTAAGTGGTGCAATTTTTGGTTACATTTATACAAAACAACTAAGTAAAGGAAATGATATAGGAAGTTGGTTTGAATATATTGTAGAATATTTTAGTAACTTGTTAAAACCTAAAAAGAAATCGCCATTCAAAGCAGTATATAAAACAAAAAAAAGAACTTCAACAAATGAAGTTTCCAAAAGTAAACAACGTAAAATAGACGACATTTTAGATAAAATAAGCAAATCTGGTTACGAAAGTTTAACAAAAGAAGAAAAAGATTTTTTATTTAGGGCTGGTAAAAAATAA